From Etheostoma cragini isolate CJK2018 chromosome 17, CSU_Ecrag_1.0, whole genome shotgun sequence, one genomic window encodes:
- the zgc:91976 gene encoding phosphatidylcholine:ceramide cholinephosphotransferase 1 — MKKVAVWSAEDVSDWLSKEGMLEYMDALRQMDGPALLNLNEADFQMPPLSLVSSDCGQQLLDRLETLRIETHIEDHKNGHANGHAGGLPNGTSKPQRNGTLGMKDRREMVKISIPSIETTRTSFPAEWGKTGIAFVYAVVCFVTTTVVISVVHERVPPKEHTPPLPDKFFDLFDRVEWAFSICEINGMLLVGLWLIQWILLKHRSIIGRRFFFIVGTLYLYRCITMYITTLPVPGMHFKCSPKLLGNWEAQARRIMKMIAGGGLSITGSHNMCGDYLYSGHTVMLTLTYLFIKEYSPKRFWWYLWFCWTLSAVGIFCILLAHDHYTVDVVVAYFITTRLFWWYHTMANQQSLKETSQGNPFSRVWWYRLFKYFEENVNGMVPRNYQQPLSWRSLQWNRGVKYSKLEIQ; from the exons ATGAAGAAGGTGGCAGTATGGTCAGCAGAGGATGTCTCCGACTGGCTCAGCAAAGAGGGGATGCTGGAGTACATGGATGCCCTGCGTCAGATGGACGGCCCTGCTCTGCTCAACCTCAACGAGGCAGATTTTCAGATGCCTCCCCTCTCGCTGGTGTCGTCTGATTGCGGGCAGCAGCTGTTGGACCGACTGGAGACGTTGCGGATAGAGACTCATATTGAGGATCACAAAAACGGGCATGCAAACGGGCATGCTGGTGGGCTACCTAACGGAACTAGCAAGCCTCAGAGGAATGGCACATTGGGAATGAAGGACAGGAGAGAGATGGTCAAAATCTCCATTCCTTCAATAGAAACTACGCGCACCTCATTCCCTGCAGAGTGGGGAAAGACGGGCATAGCGTTTGTCTATGCGGTGGTGTGCTTTGTTACCACCACTGTTGTCATTTCAGTGGTCCATGAAAGAGTACCGCCAAAGGAGCACACCCCACCACTGCCTGATAAGTTCTTTGACCTGTTTGACAGGGTGGAGTGGGCCTTCTCCATCTGTGAGATTAACGGCATGCTGCTGGTGGGACTCTGGCTTATACAGTGGATTCTACTCAAGCACAG gtCAATTATAGGCAGGCGATTCTTTTTCATTGTGGGCACACTCTATCTGTACCGGTGTATTACAATGTACATCACCACTCTGCCTGTTCCTGGGATGCACTTCAAATGCTCTCCAAAG CTTCTCGGGAACTGGGAGGCACAGGCAAGGAGAATAATGAAGATGATTGCTGGTGGGGGCCTATCCATCACAGGTTCTCACAACATGTGTGGAGATTATCTGTACAGTGGCCACACAGTCATGTTAACGCTAACGTACCTCTTCATCAAAGAGT ATTCCCCCAAGCGGTTCTGGTGGTACCTGTGGTTTTGTTGGACATTGAGCGCTGTAGGGATTTTTTGCATCCTTCTTGCCCACGACCACTACACTGTGGATGTGGTGGTTGCATACTTTATCACTACACGCCTCTTTTGGTGGTACCACACTATGGCTAACCAGCAG tCGCTGAAGGAGACGTCGCAGGGTAACCCATTCTCCCGGGTTTGGTGGTACAGACTGTTCAAATACTTTGAAGAGAACGTCAACGGCATGGTCCCTCGCAACTATCAGCAGCCATTGTCATGGCGATCGTTGCAGTGGAACCGGGGTGTGAAGTACAGCAAACTGGAAATCCAGTGA